TTCTACAGGAAGAACTACTTCTATCCCGACATGCCCAAGAACTTCCAGATATCCCAGTATGATAGGGCTGGAGGAGTACCAATAGCGAAGAATGGATATGTAACCCTCGACGGCGGCCGTAAGGTTCGAATCTCGAGACTCCAGTTGGAGGAGGATCCAGGTAAACTCGTCTATGAGGGGACCATAGAGACCTCGAAAGCCACGCTCGTAGACTACAATAGGGCTGGGGTGGCCTTGGCTGAGATAGTCACTGAGCCGGATATAACATCACCGAGGGAGGCTAGAATATTCCTGCAGAAGTTGAGGTCCATCCTTGAGCATTTAGGGGTTTCAAGCGGGGAACTCGAAGGCTCTATGAGGTGCGACGCAAACATATCTATTGAGGGTGGGACAAGGGTTGAGGTGAAGAACATCTCATCCTTCAAGGAGGTTGAGAGGGCCCTCAACTTTGAGATGACCAGGCAGAGGAGCCTACTCAGGAAAGGTTTGTGTGTAGGTAGGGAGACCAGGCATTGGGATGAGTTGAGGAGGGTCACCGTAACCTTGAGGGTTAAGGAGGAGGAGGAAGACTACAGATACTTCCCTGAACCTGACCTGGTCCCAATATTGATATCGAATGAGGATGTTGAGAGGATCAGGGCTTCGATGCCTGAGCTCCCCGACAGTAGGAAGCGGAGGTTGATGGAGCAGTACGGCATATCGATGCAGAACGCTGAGGTTCTGACAGATAATAAGGCCCTCGCCGAATTCTTCGAAGCCTGCGCGGCAGACTACAGCAGGCCTGACCTGCTGAGCAACTGGATAGTCGGCGACCTCCTCTCATACTTATATGATATGGGTTTGGAGCTGAGGCAGACAAAGTTGACACCACAACACATGGTTGGGATGCTCAGACTGATAGATGACGGAACCATAAGCGGTAAGATCGGTAAAGAAGTGTTGAAGGAGATAATGGTCACGGGGGAGGCCCCTGAAAGTATCGTCAAGGCTAGAGGATTGATCAGAATATCGGATAGGGAATATTTGGAGAGGCTGACCGACAAGGTCTTCGAAGAGAACCCTAAGGCTGTGAAGGACGCTCTGAAAGATGAGAAGGCTGTACGTTTCCTGGTTGGCCAGTTGATGAAGTTGACCGAAGGTAAAGCCGACCCTCAACTTGCAAACATTCTTGTTACGAAAAGGCTGAAGGCCTTGGCTGGAAAATGAAGTTTAACAGCCGAGACCGGAAACACATACGGACCTGATTGATTGCCTATGCATCTATATGAGATGCATGGTAGCCGGCCCATCTGGGTTTAACAATCCACAGCGGGCGAGTTTGTGCGCCCCTAACAGACACCAAACTTCCAATACTCAACTTTTGGCACCTTGCTGAGGCCAATTTTGGCACGGCAATTCTTAAGAGGGGGGAATGGATACTAGAATCGTATGAGAAGCGAGAGTAAGTGAAATGTCCGAAGAGAGACCGACTATGAATCTAGAAACCGTGAAAGTGGAAGCCCTAACCCCAAACTCTAAACAGGTAAATACGACTGTGAAGGTCGTGTCGAAGAGTCCTGTCAGAGAAACGATCTCGAGAAGAGATGGGTCTGTTCACAGAGTCGCAGACGCCCTGGTTGGGGATGAGACAGGCTCAATATACTTGACC
This genomic window from Candidatus Bathyarchaeota archaeon contains:
- the gatB gene encoding Asp-tRNA(Asn)/Glu-tRNA(Gln) amidotransferase subunit GatB; amino-acid sequence: MHVETVPELKVKIGLEVHCQLTNLKSKLFCSCSADYRDSEPNTHICPVCMGMPGTLPVLNRKAVEDAIMIALALNMQVSSRTLFYRKNYFYPDMPKNFQISQYDRAGGVPIAKNGYVTLDGGRKVRISRLQLEEDPGKLVYEGTIETSKATLVDYNRAGVALAEIVTEPDITSPREARIFLQKLRSILEHLGVSSGELEGSMRCDANISIEGGTRVEVKNISSFKEVERALNFEMTRQRSLLRKGLCVGRETRHWDELRRVTVTLRVKEEEEDYRYFPEPDLVPILISNEDVERIRASMPELPDSRKRRLMEQYGISMQNAEVLTDNKALAEFFEACAADYSRPDLLSNWIVGDLLSYLYDMGLELRQTKLTPQHMVGMLRLIDDGTISGKIGKEVLKEIMVTGEAPESIVKARGLIRISDREYLERLTDKVFEENPKAVKDALKDEKAVRFLVGQLMKLTEGKADPQLANILVTKRLKALAGK